One genomic window of Acidovorax radicis includes the following:
- a CDS encoding AmpG family muropeptide MFS transporter → MSDISPNPTPSAPTRTPWLQTLRVYLEPASLRMLTLGFSAGLPLLLVLGTLSFRLREAGIDRGTIGYLSWVGLAYGFKWVWAPLVDRLPIPLLTRWMGRRRSWLLLSQGLIVAGLVGMALADPRITLGPIVWCALAVAFGSATQDIALDAFRIESADANHQAALAASYQTGYRLAMIWAGAGVLWIAARAEAAPAIGQAVAQGAAAYQNGAWQAAYLTMAASMAVGVVTVLFSREPARVQQPPAKNATEWLKGALVDPFADFLGRYGWHAALILALIAVYRISDVVMGIMANPFYVDMGFTKDEVAAVTKVYGVIMTLVGAFVGGVLSLRVGVMRVLMLGAVLSAASNLLFAWLAGHGHDVTALIAVVSADNLASGIASAAFIAYLSSLTNVSYSATQYALFSSMMLLLPKFVAGFSGDYVDAFGYAQFFTATAMLGVPVLVLVALASRVKMPDSAR, encoded by the coding sequence ATGTCAGATATCTCCCCCAACCCCACCCCGTCTGCGCCCACGCGCACCCCCTGGCTGCAGACCCTGCGCGTGTACCTGGAGCCTGCCAGCCTGCGCATGCTCACGCTGGGTTTTTCCGCCGGGCTGCCGCTTTTGCTGGTGCTCGGCACGCTGAGTTTTCGTCTGCGCGAAGCCGGCATCGACCGCGGCACCATCGGGTACCTGAGCTGGGTCGGGCTGGCCTATGGCTTCAAATGGGTATGGGCGCCCCTGGTGGACCGGCTGCCCATCCCGCTGCTCACCCGGTGGATGGGCCGGCGCCGCAGTTGGCTGCTGCTGTCGCAGGGCCTCATCGTGGCCGGGCTGGTGGGCATGGCGCTGGCCGACCCGCGCATCACGCTGGGGCCCATCGTGTGGTGTGCGCTGGCGGTGGCGTTTGGCTCGGCCACGCAAGATATTGCGCTCGATGCCTTTCGCATTGAATCCGCCGACGCCAACCACCAGGCTGCGCTGGCCGCTTCGTACCAGACAGGCTACCGCCTAGCCATGATCTGGGCTGGTGCTGGGGTGCTGTGGATTGCGGCACGCGCAGAGGCGGCCCCTGCCATCGGGCAGGCTGTGGCCCAGGGCGCGGCGGCCTATCAGAACGGCGCCTGGCAGGCGGCGTACCTCACCATGGCGGCGTCCATGGCCGTGGGCGTGGTCACCGTGTTGTTCTCGCGCGAACCCGCGCGGGTGCAGCAGCCCCCGGCCAAAAACGCCACAGAGTGGCTCAAAGGCGCGCTGGTAGACCCGTTTGCCGACTTTCTAGGCCGCTACGGCTGGCACGCCGCACTCATCCTGGCATTGATCGCTGTCTATCGCATCAGCGACGTGGTGATGGGCATCATGGCCAACCCGTTTTATGTGGACATGGGCTTCACCAAAGACGAGGTGGCGGCCGTAACCAAGGTGTATGGCGTCATCATGACGCTGGTGGGCGCCTTCGTGGGCGGCGTGCTGTCGCTGCGTGTGGGCGTGATGCGCGTGCTGATGCTGGGCGCCGTTCTCAGCGCCGCCAGCAACCTGCTTTTTGCCTGGCTGGCCGGGCATGGGCACGACGTGACGGCGCTGATTGCCGTGGTGTCGGCCGACAACCTGGCCAGCGGCATTGCGTCGGCCGCGTTCATTGCCTACCTGTCGAGCCTGACCAACGTGAGCTACTCGGCCACGCAGTACGCACTGTTCAGCTCCATGATGCTGCTGCTGCCGAAGTTTGTGGCGGGCTTCTCGGGCGACTATGTCGATGCATTCGGCTATGCGCAGTTCTTTACGGCGACGGCCATGCTGGGGGTTCCGGTGTTGGTGCTGGTGGCGCTGGCTTCCAGAGTCAAAATGCCAGATAGCGCTCGATGA
- a CDS encoding YbfB/YjiJ family MFS transporter codes for MVALGVAMGIGRFAFTPLLPMMLHDGVVTLAGGSWLATANYVGYLVGALACMALPWVAPRVRQVWHAARLARLGLAATVVLTLGMALPMPAAWPLLRFAAGVASALVFLNVSVWCMVRLVSLGQPALGGLIFCGPGLGIVLSGLSASAMVAWGWPAAAGWAVFGLLSVALCVPIWPVLRGRAAPATPATAAQTPAMAPPGQGVLARSGLTVAYGLAGLGYIVTATFLPVIARAALPAGSPWPDLFWPLFGAGVAIGAALTTRTPAAWDRRWLLLGAYAMQAAAIALSLVWPGTAGFALGSLLLGLPFTAITFYALQEARRVWPAAGDSFPGLLTAAYGVGQIVGPPMVAWMLRHTITPSQGFIYGLAVAAAALVVGAGLYAAMVWRWPLRAR; via the coding sequence ATGGTCGCCCTGGGGGTGGCCATGGGCATCGGGCGCTTCGCCTTCACACCGCTGCTGCCGATGATGCTGCACGACGGGGTGGTGACCCTCGCGGGAGGCAGCTGGCTGGCTACGGCGAACTATGTGGGCTACCTGGTGGGGGCGCTCGCCTGCATGGCGTTGCCGTGGGTGGCACCGCGTGTGCGCCAGGTGTGGCACGCGGCACGCCTGGCGCGCCTGGGGCTGGCCGCCACGGTGGTGCTGACACTGGGCATGGCGTTGCCCATGCCCGCGGCTTGGCCGCTGCTGCGTTTTGCGGCGGGTGTGGCGAGCGCGCTGGTGTTCCTCAACGTATCGGTGTGGTGCATGGTGCGGCTGGTGTCGCTGGGCCAGCCCGCACTGGGGGGATTGATTTTTTGTGGCCCCGGGCTGGGCATCGTGCTCTCGGGCCTGTCGGCCAGCGCGATGGTGGCCTGGGGCTGGCCTGCGGCGGCCGGTTGGGCCGTTTTCGGGTTGCTGTCGGTCGCGTTGTGTGTGCCGATCTGGCCAGTGCTGCGCGGCCGGGCGGCGCCCGCCACACCCGCCACAGCGGCGCAGACGCCCGCGATGGCGCCGCCGGGCCAAGGGGTTTTGGCACGCTCGGGGCTCACAGTGGCCTACGGTTTGGCCGGGCTGGGTTACATCGTCACGGCGACGTTTTTGCCGGTGATTGCACGTGCAGCGCTGCCAGCGGGGTCGCCGTGGCCCGATCTGTTCTGGCCCCTGTTTGGCGCAGGCGTGGCGATCGGGGCGGCGCTGACCACCCGCACGCCCGCCGCGTGGGACCGGCGTTGGCTGCTGTTGGGCGCCTATGCGATGCAGGCCGCTGCCATTGCCCTCAGCCTGGTGTGGCCAGGCACGGCGGGTTTTGCGCTGGGCAGCCTGCTGCTGGGTTTGCCGTTCACGGCGATCACGTTTTATGCCTTGCAAGAGGCGCGGCGTGTGTGGCCGGCAGCGGGGGACAGCTTTCCGGGCCTGCTCACCGCCGCCTACGGCGTGGGGCAGATCGTGGGCCCGCCCATGGTGGCGTGGATGCTGCGCCACACGATCACCCCCAGCCAGGGGTTCATCTACGGGCTGGCCGTTGCGGCAGCGGCCTTGGTGGTCGGCGCCGGGTTGTATGCGGCCATGGTGTGGCGCTGGCCACTGCGTGCGCGCTGA
- a CDS encoding GGDEF domain-containing protein, protein MEHPASPRARSRTTPLAPRAFTLPQRGSSLAGKAYWAMVQRVALTAAAIDAGYIVLFLWLGSMPLAAVNLVSIAMYLAAYKLIQNRYNISALALIWLEVIAHSALGSLLIGWNSGFHYYLLLFIPAIVIANTRGFALPVVVALLAYYLGLQELCDHLAPLAPLPAFSVKIVNWIHICIVFALSAALAAFYRHTILRAESRLRKQATLDPLTGLSNRSHFEALAAHALMRSQRDGTPVTLLLCDVDHFKRVNDLLGHAVGDEVLVAVAHTLSSNLREGDVLARWGGEEFLALMPAAGREAAMATAERIRATIEQTPVPVGQGAPVSLTLSFGVAQVHGPDDLQAATVRADKALYQSKHAGRNRVSQG, encoded by the coding sequence ATGGAACATCCCGCATCCCCTCGCGCCCGCTCCCGGACCACGCCTCTGGCGCCACGGGCGTTCACCCTGCCACAGCGGGGCTCCAGCCTGGCGGGCAAGGCGTACTGGGCCATGGTGCAGCGGGTGGCGCTGACAGCTGCGGCCATCGACGCGGGCTACATCGTGCTGTTTCTGTGGCTGGGGTCGATGCCGCTGGCGGCGGTCAACCTCGTCAGCATTGCGATGTACCTCGCGGCATACAAGCTCATCCAGAACCGCTACAACATCAGCGCCCTGGCGCTGATCTGGCTGGAGGTGATCGCGCACTCGGCGCTGGGGTCGCTGCTCATTGGCTGGAACAGCGGTTTTCATTACTACCTACTGCTGTTCATTCCCGCCATCGTGATTGCCAATACCCGTGGCTTTGCGCTACCGGTGGTGGTGGCCTTGCTGGCTTATTACCTGGGCCTGCAGGAGCTGTGTGACCACCTGGCGCCGCTGGCGCCCCTGCCTGCGTTCAGCGTGAAGATCGTCAACTGGATCCACATCTGCATCGTGTTTGCGCTCTCGGCCGCGCTCGCCGCGTTCTATCGGCACACCATCCTGCGGGCCGAAAGCCGCTTGCGCAAACAGGCCACGCTCGACCCCCTGACCGGCCTGAGCAACCGCAGCCACTTCGAAGCGTTGGCCGCCCATGCGCTGATGCGCAGCCAGCGCGACGGCACGCCCGTCACGCTGCTACTGTGCGACGTGGACCACTTCAAACGCGTGAACGATCTGCTGGGCCACGCCGTGGGGGATGAGGTGCTGGTTGCCGTGGCCCACACGCTGAGCAGCAACCTGCGCGAGGGCGATGTGCTGGCGCGCTGGGGCGGCGAGGAGTTTCTGGCGCTGATGCCCGCCGCTGGGCGCGAGGCCGCGATGGCCACGGCAGAGCGCATTCGAGCGACCATCGAGCAAACACCTGTGCCTGTGGGCCAAGGCGCACCCGTCTCGCTCACGCTGTCATTCGGTGTGGCGCAGGTGCACGGCCCCGACGACTTGCAGGCCGCCACGGTGCGCGCCGACAAGGCGCTTTACCAAAGCAAACACGCGGGGCGCAATCGGGTGAGCCAAGGGTGA
- a CDS encoding O-antigen ligase family protein — protein MTTLAAFLLPALALWVPSGYSYGALVLLLGALCFAPVWLRLKPDGATMGLALLLAGMGGMWFLLSLDTGPAHWDKGLKWLLGAVSLLFAVAYPPRPRAFTLGLPIGCIGMGVLALWQTQGLGMERATGYTNTIQWGNLSLLLACLTAVPLVVFWRVYGKPWRAVMGLAIGLGLAGSLLSQSRGGWLALIGVLALGLLLVWRLHRPLFVPLLAGAAGLLVVLALVLGLTPRFKERIDLATTEITGYVEAGKENTSLGLRLAQYGLVAQLIPQKPWLGWGAHGFVAEMQRRVDAGEYGPEMMHYPQIHNDFLDVWVKVGILGVLLQAALFAWVLAMFWPRRARLSRYAEDSPPWRDALALRVMGCVVPVAYLFFGMSQPFFNHNSGIMCFVFYVAVLWSSLQGVERGR, from the coding sequence ATGACCACGCTGGCGGCTTTTCTGCTGCCTGCGCTGGCACTGTGGGTGCCGTCGGGCTACTCCTACGGCGCGCTGGTGCTGCTGTTGGGGGCTTTGTGTTTTGCCCCTGTGTGGCTGCGGCTCAAGCCCGACGGCGCCACCATGGGGCTGGCGTTGCTATTAGCGGGCATGGGGGGCATGTGGTTTCTGCTGTCGCTGGACACAGGCCCCGCCCACTGGGATAAGGGCCTCAAATGGCTGCTCGGGGCGGTGAGCCTGCTCTTTGCGGTTGCCTATCCGCCGCGCCCGCGCGCCTTCACCCTGGGCTTGCCCATTGGGTGTATCGGCATGGGGGTTTTGGCGCTGTGGCAAACGCAGGGCTTGGGCATGGAGCGTGCAACGGGCTATACCAACACCATCCAGTGGGGCAACCTGTCCCTGTTGCTGGCTTGTCTGACCGCCGTGCCTCTGGTGGTGTTCTGGCGCGTGTATGGCAAGCCCTGGCGCGCCGTGATGGGGCTGGCGATCGGACTCGGACTGGCGGGCTCGTTGCTGTCGCAGTCGCGCGGAGGCTGGCTGGCGCTGATCGGCGTGCTGGCGCTGGGGCTGCTGTTGGTCTGGCGCCTGCATCGCCCGCTGTTTGTGCCGCTGCTGGCCGGCGCAGCGGGGCTGCTGGTGGTGCTGGCGCTGGTGCTGGGCCTTACACCGCGCTTTAAAGAGCGCATTGACCTGGCAACGACGGAGATCACCGGGTATGTGGAAGCCGGCAAAGAGAACACGTCGCTGGGTCTGCGCCTTGCGCAATATGGCTTGGTCGCCCAGCTCATACCGCAAAAACCCTGGCTGGGCTGGGGGGCGCACGGCTTCGTGGCCGAAATGCAGCGGCGTGTGGACGCGGGAGAGTATGGGCCGGAGATGATGCATTACCCGCAGATCCACAACGACTTCCTGGATGTGTGGGTCAAGGTCGGGATCCTGGGCGTGCTGCTGCAGGCGGCGCTTTTTGCCTGGGTGCTGGCCATGTTCTGGCCCCGCCGCGCACGGCTGAGCCGCTACGCCGAGGACTCGCCCCCTTGGCGCGATGCGCTGGCACTGCGGGTCATGGGCTGTGTGGTGCCGGTGGCCTACCTGTTCTTTGGCATGTCGCAACCATTTTTCAATCACAACAGCGGCATCATGTGCTTCGTGTTCTACGTGGCCGTGTTGTGGTCTTCCCTGCAGGGTGTGGAGCGAGGCCGCTGA
- a CDS encoding ATP-binding protein gives MSLSTPFSRRLYLRIWLAVVGGIAVLTLTVGWAWRIAEEQKEKAQTTQPFVPPSREMALRDPAGNLVLRGSATRQPTEPGEGAEFHIESESGQIFTLQMAPRTPRGEHGGGRPGGPNQSDAAFWTRPPFGFLWLLGIVGLAVAVGVYPIIRRLTLRLEALQRSVQKFGEGDLSVRVPEHGQDEVADLARQFNAAAERVETLVKSHKSLLANASHELRSPLTRIRMGMELMSGQQPSPAFRAEILRNIAELDQLVDEILLASRLDAHEADVGTVERVDLVGLAAEECARIDADLDVGASPDSLEVLGVAKLLRRALRNLLENARRYSTGEITLVVHRRQGRAEVHVCDHGPGVPAAQRERIFEPFYRLPGASERAGGVGLGLALVRSIAGRHKGTVHCADRPDGASGACFVLALPLAPTVPTAPSTPAPL, from the coding sequence ATGTCCCTGTCCACCCCTTTTTCCCGCCGCCTTTATTTGCGCATCTGGCTCGCCGTGGTGGGCGGCATTGCGGTGCTGACGCTGACGGTGGGATGGGCCTGGCGCATCGCGGAGGAGCAAAAGGAAAAGGCGCAGACCACGCAGCCTTTTGTGCCACCCTCGCGCGAGATGGCGCTGCGCGACCCCGCCGGCAACCTGGTGTTGCGTGGCTCTGCCACTCGCCAGCCGACCGAGCCCGGCGAAGGCGCTGAATTTCACATCGAGTCAGAGTCTGGGCAAATCTTTACCCTGCAGATGGCGCCGCGCACGCCCCGGGGCGAACACGGCGGCGGCCGTCCCGGCGGGCCGAACCAGAGCGATGCTGCTTTCTGGACCCGGCCTCCGTTCGGTTTTCTGTGGTTGCTCGGCATCGTGGGGCTGGCGGTGGCGGTGGGCGTGTACCCCATCATCCGGCGCCTTACCTTGCGGCTGGAGGCCTTGCAGCGCAGCGTGCAAAAGTTTGGTGAAGGCGACCTCTCGGTGCGTGTGCCCGAGCACGGGCAGGACGAAGTGGCCGACCTCGCGCGCCAGTTCAATGCGGCGGCCGAGCGGGTCGAGACCCTGGTCAAGTCCCACAAGTCGTTGCTTGCCAATGCATCACACGAGTTGCGCTCGCCGCTCACGCGCATTCGCATGGGCATGGAGCTCATGAGTGGGCAACAGCCCTCCCCGGCGTTTCGCGCCGAAATTTTGCGCAACATCGCCGAGCTCGACCAGCTGGTGGACGAGATATTGCTGGCCAGCCGACTGGACGCACACGAAGCCGATGTGGGCACCGTGGAACGCGTGGACCTGGTTGGCCTGGCCGCAGAAGAATGCGCCCGCATCGACGCCGACCTGGACGTGGGCGCGAGCCCCGATTCGCTGGAAGTGCTGGGCGTGGCCAAGCTGCTGCGCCGCGCCCTACGCAACCTGCTGGAGAACGCACGGCGCTACAGCACGGGCGAGATCACCCTGGTTGTCCACCGCAGGCAGGGGCGCGCCGAAGTGCACGTATGCGACCACGGCCCCGGTGTACCTGCCGCCCAGCGCGAACGCATCTTCGAGCCCTTCTACCGCCTGCCTGGCGCCAGCGAACGCGCGGGCGGCGTGGGCCTGGGCTTGGCGCTGGTGCGCTCGATTGCAGGGCGCCACAAAGGCACCGTGCACTGCGCAGACCGCCCCGATGGCGCCAGCGGCGCGTGTTTTGTGCTGGCGTTGCCGCTGGCCCCTACGGTGCCAACCGCACCATCAACCCCAGCACCGCTTTAA
- a CDS encoding M48 family metallopeptidase, whose product MCLLCPSPRVASSPSGSAPWSARRAFLLAAGASAAAPVWAQVDVGSASSLRKLVPAETLEKSAAQQYQQMLEQARAKRALAPDGHPQLQRLHAIAKRLIPFASTWNERARQWRWEVNLIGSQQINAFCMPGGKIAFYTGILDQLKLTEDETAMVMGHEMAHALREHARERIAKTQGTNLALRLGSQLLGLGDLGNAAASLGGQLLSLQFSRSDESEADLVGLELAARGGYDPSAAVSLWNKMGNATGSKQGGLAFLSTHPSGPARIRELEQNVPRVRGLYEAARRKG is encoded by the coding sequence ATGTGTCTGCTCTGCCCCTCGCCCCGTGTCGCGTCCTCCCCTTCAGGGTCTGCCCCGTGGTCTGCGCGCCGTGCTTTTTTGCTGGCCGCTGGCGCCAGTGCTGCGGCACCGGTGTGGGCGCAGGTGGATGTGGGTTCCGCGTCGAGCCTGCGCAAGCTCGTGCCCGCCGAGACGCTGGAAAAATCCGCTGCCCAGCAATACCAGCAGATGCTGGAGCAGGCCCGTGCCAAACGTGCGCTGGCGCCCGACGGGCATCCACAGCTGCAGCGCCTGCACGCCATTGCCAAGCGGCTGATTCCCTTCGCATCCACCTGGAACGAGCGTGCGCGCCAATGGCGCTGGGAGGTCAACCTCATTGGCAGCCAGCAGATCAACGCTTTTTGCATGCCCGGCGGCAAGATTGCCTTCTACACCGGCATCCTCGACCAGCTCAAGCTGACCGAAGACGAGACCGCCATGGTCATGGGGCACGAAATGGCCCATGCCCTGCGCGAGCACGCACGCGAGCGCATCGCCAAGACCCAGGGCACCAATCTCGCGTTGCGCCTGGGTTCGCAGCTTTTGGGCCTGGGTGATCTGGGCAATGCCGCCGCCAGCCTGGGCGGGCAACTGCTGTCGCTGCAGTTCAGCCGGTCTGACGAAAGCGAGGCCGACCTGGTGGGGCTGGAGCTGGCCGCGCGCGGCGGCTACGACCCTTCGGCTGCCGTGAGCCTGTGGAACAAGATGGGCAATGCCACGGGGAGCAAACAGGGCGGTCTCGCCTTTTTGTCCACCCATCCCTCCGGCCCCGCGCGCATCCGCGAGCTGGAGCAGAACGTGCCCCGGGTGCGGGGGCTGTATGAGGCAGCGCGGCGCAAGGGGTAA
- a CDS encoding response regulator has translation MSSQLLMIEDDARLAQMVGEYLGQSGLQVTHCADGKSGIDQLQGPDAGPLPDLVILDLMLPDMDGLEVCRRIRSLQGNAAQVPVLMLTAKGDPMDRIIGLELGADDYLPKPFEPRELLARIRAILRRRTGGGANTPATQVLRFGTLEIDRDARAVTVAGELADLTSYQFDLLVALAERAGRVLTRDQIMEAVRGRELEAFDRSIDVHMGRIRAAIEQDAKNPRRILTVRGVGYVFAKQQD, from the coding sequence ATGAGCTCGCAACTTTTGATGATCGAAGACGATGCCCGCCTCGCGCAGATGGTGGGTGAATACCTGGGCCAGTCGGGCTTGCAGGTCACCCATTGCGCAGACGGCAAAAGTGGCATTGACCAGCTGCAGGGGCCCGATGCCGGGCCGCTGCCTGATCTGGTCATTCTCGACCTCATGCTGCCCGACATGGACGGGCTCGAAGTGTGTCGGCGCATCCGCTCGCTGCAGGGCAACGCCGCGCAGGTGCCCGTGCTCATGCTGACCGCCAAAGGCGACCCGATGGACCGGATCATTGGCCTGGAACTCGGCGCCGATGACTATCTGCCCAAACCTTTTGAGCCCCGCGAACTGCTGGCCCGCATCCGCGCCATCCTGCGCCGGCGCACCGGCGGCGGTGCTAATACACCCGCCACGCAGGTCCTACGGTTTGGCACGCTGGAGATCGATCGCGATGCACGCGCCGTGACGGTAGCGGGCGAGCTGGCCGACCTCACCTCTTACCAGTTCGACCTGCTGGTGGCGCTGGCCGAGCGCGCGGGCCGCGTGCTCACGCGTGACCAGATCATGGAAGCCGTGCGTGGCCGCGAGCTGGAGGCATTCGACCGCTCCATCGACGTGCACATGGGCCGCATCCGCGCGGCTATCGAGCAAGATGCCAAAAACCCGCGCCGCATCCTCACCGTGCGGGGCGTGGGGTATGTGTTTGCAAAACAGCAGGATTGA
- a CDS encoding glycosyltransferase family 2 protein: protein MVWLSVLVPVYNVKPYLHECLASVVEQAGDDAGIQILVLDDSSTDGSWPLLQELAQRWPGRLQLLQHARNGGLSAARNTLIDAAQGRYLWFLDSDDKLLPGSIARLRAIVQAHAPDVVLCDFSVWRERPRFKHRLRGERHRRSFQGPARQLVNDRCTLVAGMLATGQLHAWSKISLRALWGQDLRFPPGRYFEDMATMPLMALRAQSFYYEPQPWVAYRQRASSILSTMSLPKAIDQSTALLPLAQALPLTPCHTHAGVRLALAQQAARSLIGALRHVCRSSGGATPDEAPSRIAARMRQNFCDISPLAPQALARAYLLRGWWLRRHRFLRWYGMRPKP, encoded by the coding sequence ATGGTCTGGCTCAGCGTCCTAGTGCCTGTCTACAACGTGAAGCCCTATCTGCACGAGTGCCTGGCTTCGGTTGTCGAGCAGGCCGGCGATGATGCGGGCATACAAATCCTGGTGTTGGACGATAGCTCGACCGACGGCTCCTGGCCCCTGTTGCAGGAACTGGCCCAACGCTGGCCCGGGCGGCTGCAATTGCTGCAGCACGCGCGCAACGGCGGCCTGAGCGCCGCGCGCAACACGTTGATTGACGCTGCGCAGGGCCGCTATTTGTGGTTTCTGGACTCGGACGACAAGCTCTTGCCGGGCTCTATTGCACGTCTGCGCGCGATTGTGCAGGCGCATGCTCCCGATGTGGTGTTGTGCGACTTTTCCGTCTGGCGCGAGCGCCCCCGGTTCAAGCACCGGTTGCGCGGCGAGCGTCACCGGCGCAGCTTTCAGGGCCCGGCCAGGCAATTGGTGAACGACCGCTGCACGCTGGTCGCGGGCATGCTGGCGACGGGGCAACTTCACGCTTGGTCGAAGATCTCGCTGCGTGCGCTGTGGGGGCAGGATCTGCGTTTTCCGCCCGGCCGTTATTTTGAAGACATGGCGACCATGCCACTGATGGCCCTGCGCGCGCAGAGCTTTTATTACGAACCGCAGCCCTGGGTGGCCTACCGCCAGCGCGCCAGCAGCATTCTGTCCACCATGAGTCTGCCCAAGGCGATCGACCAGTCCACAGCGCTGCTCCCGTTGGCGCAGGCATTGCCTCTGACGCCGTGCCACACCCATGCCGGTGTGCGCCTGGCGCTGGCGCAGCAGGCCGCGCGCAGCCTGATCGGTGCGCTGCGCCATGTGTGCCGATCTTCGGGCGGCGCCACACCCGACGAAGCCCCCTCGCGCATTGCCGCGCGCATGCGCCAGAACTTCTGCGACATCTCGCCGCTAGCGCCCCAGGCGCTGGCGCGCGCCTACCTGCTGCGCGGCTGGTGGCTGCGCAGACACCGGTTTTTGCGCTGGTACGGCATGAGGCCAAAGCCATGA
- a CDS encoding LysR family transcriptional regulator — protein sequence MDLAALDIFRTVALEGSVTRAAERLGRVQSNVTTRVQQLEEQLGAPLFLREGRRMVLTPAGELLCGYADRLLALAEEARQALHPSEPSGRLRLGAMESTAAARLPHPLAQLHAQWPGLAVELSTAPSRQLVEQVLAHAIDCALVAWPPPGLDPQAPVEHSVVFSEALLLALPANHPPVHEPEDLQLDTLAAFGNGCTYRRVGEAWMQRRNATPPQVLELASYHAILACVATGRCAAVVPQSVIDLMREPPALRMVPLASCDTVLVHRRGYASPALTALRAALLALPAPPAPAPAPAAGRVTPA from the coding sequence ATGGACCTCGCCGCACTGGATATCTTTCGGACCGTTGCCCTGGAAGGCAGCGTCACCCGCGCCGCCGAACGGTTGGGCCGGGTGCAATCGAACGTGACCACCCGGGTGCAGCAGTTGGAAGAACAGCTGGGCGCCCCCCTTTTCCTGCGCGAGGGGCGGCGCATGGTGCTCACGCCTGCCGGTGAACTGCTGTGCGGGTATGCCGACCGGCTGCTGGCGCTGGCCGAAGAGGCCCGCCAGGCCCTGCACCCCAGCGAGCCCAGCGGCCGCCTGCGCCTGGGGGCCATGGAGAGCACCGCTGCGGCACGCCTGCCGCACCCCTTGGCGCAATTGCACGCACAGTGGCCCGGCCTGGCTGTAGAGCTCAGCACCGCTCCCTCTCGGCAATTGGTCGAGCAGGTGCTGGCCCATGCGATCGACTGCGCGCTCGTGGCCTGGCCGCCACCGGGCCTGGACCCGCAAGCCCCCGTGGAGCATTCCGTGGTGTTCTCTGAAGCACTGCTGCTGGCCCTGCCCGCCAACCACCCACCAGTGCACGAGCCCGAGGATCTGCAACTGGACACCCTGGCCGCTTTTGGCAATGGCTGCACCTACCGCCGCGTGGGCGAAGCCTGGATGCAGCGGCGCAATGCCACGCCGCCCCAGGTGCTGGAGCTGGCCTCGTACCACGCCATCCTGGCATGTGTGGCGACGGGGCGCTGCGCGGCCGTGGTGCCGCAATCCGTCATTGATCTGATGCGGGAGCCGCCGGCCTTGCGCATGGTGCCGCTCGCGTCGTGCGACACGGTGCTGGTGCACCGGCGCGGCTATGCCTCGCCAGCCCTCACGGCGTTGCGCGCAGCGCTGCTGGCGCTACCTGCGCCACCTGCCCCCGCCCCAGCCCCAGCCGCTGGCCGCGTCACGCCCGCCTGA
- a CDS encoding NAD(P)H-dependent flavin oxidoreductase, whose protein sequence is MLPSTLVARLQITLPIIQGPMTGADTPALAAAVSHAGGLGMLASGTRSPAAMAEAAAQVRRQTDKPFGMNMFVQATPSPDDATVRAALERLAPLYAELGLEPTVPAQWCEDFEAQFEALLAARPAVASFTFGILSAAQVERLHAAGSYVIGTATTLAEARAWAAVGADAVCASGMEAGGHRGTFLGDFVASMVGTLALVPHCVDALTIPVIAAGAIMDGRGIAAALALGAQAVQMGTAFLACPESAIGSAYREALNNAQATDTRITRIFSGRPARGIVNAMMERLQGDEATVPAYPIQNALTGALRRAAAQAGRADYLSLWAGQGVGAVRPMPAAALMQVLAQEWRAATTARAT, encoded by the coding sequence GTGTTGCCATCCACTCTCGTTGCCCGGTTGCAAATCACACTGCCCATCATCCAGGGCCCCATGACCGGCGCCGACACGCCCGCGCTGGCTGCGGCTGTGTCGCACGCTGGCGGCCTGGGCATGCTGGCCTCCGGCACGCGTTCGCCTGCCGCCATGGCGGAAGCAGCGGCGCAGGTGCGTCGCCAGACCGACAAGCCGTTTGGCATGAACATGTTTGTGCAAGCCACGCCGTCGCCCGACGACGCCACGGTGCGCGCCGCCCTGGAGCGCCTGGCGCCGCTGTATGCCGAGTTGGGCCTGGAGCCCACGGTGCCCGCGCAGTGGTGCGAAGATTTCGAGGCCCAGTTCGAGGCGCTGCTGGCAGCCCGCCCGGCGGTGGCAAGCTTCACCTTCGGCATCCTGAGCGCGGCCCAGGTCGAGCGGCTGCATGCCGCTGGCAGCTATGTGATTGGCACGGCCACCACGCTCGCAGAAGCCCGCGCCTGGGCGGCCGTGGGCGCGGACGCCGTGTGCGCTTCGGGCATGGAGGCGGGCGGTCACCGAGGCACCTTTCTGGGTGACTTTGTGGCCAGCATGGTGGGCACACTGGCGCTGGTGCCGCATTGTGTGGACGCCCTCACCATCCCGGTGATCGCGGCGGGCGCCATCATGGACGGCCGGGGCATTGCGGCCGCCCTCGCACTGGGCGCGCAGGCCGTGCAGATGGGAACCGCCTTCCTCGCCTGCCCCGAGTCCGCCATCGGTAGCGCGTACCGCGAAGCGCTGAACAACGCGCAGGCCACCGACACGCGCATCACCCGCATCTTCTCGGGTCGCCCGGCGCGCGGCATCGTCAACGCCATGATGGAGCGGCTGCAAGGGGACGAGGCTACCGTGCCCGCCTACCCGATTCAGAACGCATTGACCGGGGCACTGCGCCGCGCAGCGGCCCAGGCCGGGCGGGCAGACTATCTCTCGCTCTGGGCAGGCCAAGGCGTAGGCGCCGTGCGCCCCATGCCCGCAGCGGCGCTCATGCAAGTGCTGGCGCAGGAATGGCGCGCGGCCACCACGGCCCGCGCCACGTGA